In Synergistales bacterium, a single window of DNA contains:
- a CDS encoding DNA-directed RNA polymerase subunit beta — MRQVAPTDVRRERYTFGRTRDLVDLPDLIEVQRNSYQTFFQSEEDPDNRRHVGLQELFEEIFPIESYDGSFALEFVRYYVGPPNISEEEGRQRDLTWSRPVRGTIRLVNRKNGEIKEEEIFLGDFPVMTENGTFIVNGTERVVVNQLARSAGVYFSGGDGVPGQETFTAKVIPDRGAWLEFDLTPGDVLSVNIDNRKKIPVTMLLKAFGIAEEDEILHLFGGYAEEVELIEEEVRGRLIAEPIVNDAGDEVIKKNDRLTKEHLEELWNLGRTRVHIWNVDSSLAATFERDNTRSADAAILELFRRLRPNEPARMEQAREYVNSLFFDSRRYNLGRVGRYKANKRLGLAIPESRRLLTVEDVVEIIKGLIDLRNGEGQTNDIDHLGNRRVRAVGELLQNQVRIGLLRMERIAKERMTTIPDLSSATGRELVNIRPISASLREFFGSGQLSQFMDQTNPLSELTHRRRLSALGPGGLSRERAGFEARDVHYTHYGRVCPIETPEGPNIGLVTSLATYARINEYGFLVTPKRRVEEGVVTDEVTYLSADEEDEFYVGRANTPLDDEGRVLSDELVTEG, encoded by the coding sequence ATGAGGCAAGTCGCCCCCACGGACGTGAGGCGGGAGCGCTACACATTCGGGCGCACCCGGGACCTTGTGGATCTGCCGGACCTGATCGAGGTTCAGCGGAACTCGTACCAAACCTTTTTCCAATCCGAGGAAGACCCTGACAACCGGCGCCACGTAGGATTGCAGGAGCTCTTCGAAGAGATCTTTCCCATCGAAAGTTACGACGGCTCCTTCGCTCTCGAATTCGTCCGCTACTATGTCGGCCCCCCCAATATCTCCGAGGAAGAGGGGCGGCAGCGCGATTTGACCTGGTCCCGCCCTGTCCGGGGAACCATCAGACTGGTCAACAGAAAAAACGGGGAGATCAAGGAAGAGGAGATCTTCCTCGGCGATTTCCCGGTGATGACGGAAAACGGAACCTTCATCGTCAACGGAACGGAACGGGTGGTGGTCAACCAGCTGGCCCGCTCCGCCGGCGTGTATTTCAGCGGCGGCGACGGCGTGCCGGGGCAGGAGACCTTTACGGCCAAGGTGATCCCCGACCGCGGCGCCTGGCTGGAGTTCGACCTCACTCCCGGCGACGTGCTCTCCGTCAATATAGACAACAGAAAGAAGATCCCCGTCACCATGCTCCTCAAGGCCTTCGGGATCGCCGAGGAGGATGAGATTCTCCACCTCTTCGGCGGCTACGCCGAAGAGGTGGAGCTCATCGAGGAGGAGGTGCGGGGGCGGCTCATCGCCGAGCCTATCGTGAACGATGCCGGCGACGAGGTGATCAAAAAGAACGACCGCCTCACCAAGGAGCATCTGGAGGAGCTGTGGAACCTGGGACGCACCAGGGTCCACATCTGGAACGTCGACAGCTCCCTGGCGGCCACCTTCGAGCGGGACAACACCAGGAGCGCCGACGCCGCCATTCTGGAACTCTTCCGTCGGTTGCGTCCCAACGAGCCCGCACGGATGGAGCAGGCCCGCGAGTATGTCAACAGCCTCTTTTTCGACTCCCGGCGCTACAACCTCGGCCGCGTGGGGCGCTACAAGGCCAACAAGCGGCTGGGTCTCGCCATTCCGGAGTCCAGACGGCTGCTGACGGTGGAGGATGTCGTGGAGATCATCAAGGGTCTCATCGACCTGCGCAACGGCGAGGGGCAGACCAACGACATCGACCACCTGGGCAACCGCCGGGTGCGCGCCGTCGGCGAGCTGCTCCAGAACCAGGTCCGCATCGGACTGCTCCGTATGGAGCGTATCGCCAAGGAGCGGATGACCACCATCCCGGATCTCTCCAGCGCCACCGGCAGGGAGCTGGTCAACATCCGGCCCATCTCCGCTTCGCTGCGGGAGTTCTTCGGTTCCGGCCAGCTCTCGCAGTTCATGGACCAGACCAACCCCCTCTCGGAGCTCACCCACCGACGGCGTCTCTCCGCTCTGGGACCGGGAGGCCTCAGCCGCGAACGCGCCGGTTTCGAGGCCCGTGACGTCCACTACACCCACTACGGCAGGGTCTGCCCCATCGAGACCCCCGAAGGGCCCAACATCGGGCTGGTGACCTCGCTGGCCACCTACGCCCGGATCAACGAGTACGGCTTCCTGGTGACACCCAAACGCCGGGTCGAGGAGGGCGTGGTGACCGACGAG